The Streptomyces pactum genome contains a region encoding:
- a CDS encoding helix-turn-helix domain-containing protein translates to MTRSPATPLPPPTARRRLRETAALTQAQLAERVGVTRETVRAWESGRTTPRGRKREAYAKLLNTLAEQAAARRAEPVPAAEPAPVSEAGSEAGSEAAPKAASETASEAVPVVVAVGAGSAEAPEKAVDSLVLPARPLDERGSAPESAARSAPESEAAPQPEPRPGPAALTPAQAFDALYEFGAPALVRQTFLLTGRRELARESVERAFQVAWEHWPEVARDRDPVGWVRATAYEYALSPWHRFRLRHRRPEPPPADPGDRTLLNTLLRLPPPHRRTLLLYDGVGLGLPETAAETEASTPAAANRLLHAREAVADRLPELADPQVLHRRLAELASAERLRAARPPTVRLGSERRARFWTRAAIAFTVALIGTTALTLRTAPTHYEPPVSPGETVRGVPPKVAPGALSDEELELRQRLRDQLQDGPERLAPRLE, encoded by the coding sequence GTGACACGGAGCCCCGCGACCCCGCTCCCGCCTCCCACGGCACGCCGACGCCTGCGCGAGACCGCCGCCCTGACGCAGGCTCAGCTCGCGGAGCGGGTGGGTGTCACCCGCGAGACGGTCCGTGCGTGGGAGAGCGGCCGCACCACCCCGCGCGGCCGGAAACGGGAGGCGTACGCGAAGCTGCTGAACACCCTGGCCGAGCAGGCGGCGGCACGGCGGGCCGAGCCGGTCCCCGCCGCCGAGCCGGCGCCGGTGTCGGAGGCGGGGTCGGAGGCGGGGTCGGAGGCGGCACCGAAGGCCGCGTCGGAGACCGCGTCGGAGGCGGTGCCCGTCGTCGTGGCCGTCGGCGCCGGATCGGCGGAGGCCCCCGAGAAGGCCGTCGACAGCCTCGTACTCCCGGCGAGACCACTGGACGAACGGGGGTCGGCACCGGAGTCGGCAGCGAGGTCGGCGCCGGAATCCGAAGCGGCACCGCAGCCCGAGCCGAGGCCCGGGCCGGCCGCGCTGACGCCCGCTCAGGCCTTCGACGCGTTGTACGAGTTCGGCGCCCCCGCGCTCGTACGGCAGACGTTCCTGCTGACCGGCCGCCGTGAGCTGGCGCGGGAGTCGGTGGAGCGTGCGTTCCAGGTCGCCTGGGAGCACTGGCCCGAGGTGGCCCGCGACCGCGACCCGGTGGGCTGGGTGCGGGCGACGGCGTACGAGTACGCGCTCTCGCCCTGGCACCGGTTCCGCCTGCGCCACCGGCGCCCGGAGCCGCCCCCCGCCGACCCCGGCGACCGCACTCTGCTGAACACCCTGCTGCGCCTCCCGCCGCCGCACCGCCGCACACTCCTGCTGTACGACGGTGTGGGCCTGGGCCTGCCCGAGACGGCCGCGGAGACGGAGGCGAGCACCCCGGCGGCGGCGAACCGGCTGCTGCACGCCCGCGAGGCCGTCGCCGACCGGCTGCCCGAACTGGCCGACCCGCAGGTGCTGCACCGGCGGCTGGCCGAACTGGCGTCGGCCGAGCGGCTGCGGGCGGCCAGGCCGCCGACGGTGCGGCTGGGCAGCGAACGCCGGGCGCGGTTCTGGACCCGGGCCGCGATCGCCTTCACGGTCGCCCTGATCGGGACCACGGCCCTGACCCTGCGCACCGCGCCCACGCACTACGAGCCGCCCGTGTCCCCGGGTGAGACGGTGCGCGGGGTGCCGCCCAAGGTGGCACCGGGGGCGCTGTCGGACGAGGAGCTGGAGCTGCGGCAGAGGCTGCGGGACCAGTTGCAGGACGGACCGGAGCGGCTGGCGCCCCGGCTGGAGTGA
- the sucC gene encoding ADP-forming succinate--CoA ligase subunit beta produces the protein MDLFEYQARDLFAKHDVPVLAGEVIDTPEAAREITERLGGKSVVKAQVKVGGRGKAGGVKLAASADEAVARATDILGMDIKGHTVHKVMIAETAPEIVEEYYVSFLLDRANRTFLSIASVEGGVEIEEVAATRPEAVAKTPIDAIDGVTPEKAREIVEAAKFPAEVADKVVDILVRLWDTFIKEDALLVEVNPLAKVVSGDVIALDGKVSLDDNAEFRHPDFEALHDKAAANPLEAAAKEKNLNYVKLDGEVGIIGNGAGLVMSTLDVVAYAGEKHGDVKPANFLDIGGGASAQVMANGLEIILGDPDVRSVFVNVFGGITACDEVANGIVQALKLLEDRGEKVEKPLVVRLDGNNAELGRKILTDANHPLVQRVDTMDGAADKAAELAHAAK, from the coding sequence GTGGACCTGTTCGAGTACCAGGCGAGGGACCTCTTCGCCAAGCACGATGTACCGGTGCTGGCCGGTGAAGTCATCGACACGCCTGAGGCGGCGCGCGAGATCACCGAGCGTCTGGGCGGCAAGTCCGTCGTCAAGGCGCAGGTGAAGGTCGGTGGTCGTGGCAAGGCCGGTGGCGTGAAGCTGGCCGCCTCCGCGGACGAGGCCGTCGCCCGCGCGACGGACATCCTCGGCATGGACATCAAGGGCCACACGGTCCACAAGGTGATGATCGCCGAGACCGCGCCCGAGATCGTCGAGGAGTACTACGTCTCCTTCCTCCTCGACCGTGCCAACCGCACCTTCCTCTCCATCGCCTCCGTCGAGGGCGGCGTGGAGATCGAGGAGGTGGCGGCCACCCGTCCGGAGGCCGTGGCCAAGACCCCGATCGACGCGATCGACGGCGTGACGCCCGAGAAGGCGCGAGAGATCGTCGAGGCCGCGAAGTTCCCGGCCGAGGTCGCCGACAAGGTCGTCGACATCCTGGTCAGGCTGTGGGACACCTTCATCAAGGAGGACGCCCTCCTGGTCGAGGTCAACCCGCTGGCCAAGGTCGTCTCCGGGGACGTCATCGCCCTCGACGGCAAGGTGTCGCTGGACGACAACGCCGAGTTCCGGCACCCCGACTTCGAGGCGCTCCACGACAAGGCCGCGGCCAACCCGCTCGAGGCCGCCGCCAAGGAGAAGAACCTCAACTACGTCAAGCTCGACGGCGAGGTCGGCATCATCGGCAACGGCGCGGGTCTCGTCATGAGCACCCTGGACGTCGTCGCGTACGCCGGTGAGAAGCACGGCGACGTCAAGCCCGCCAACTTCCTGGACATCGGTGGCGGCGCCTCCGCCCAGGTCATGGCGAACGGCCTGGAGATCATCCTGGGCGACCCGGACGTCCGCTCCGTGTTCGTCAACGTCTTCGGCGGCATCACCGCCTGCGACGAGGTCGCCAACGGCATCGTCCAGGCGCTGAAGCTCCTGGAGGACCGCGGCGAGAAGGTCGAGAAGCCGCTCGTCGTCCGTCTCGACGGCAACAACGCCGAGCTGGGCCGCAAGATCCTCACCGACGCCAACCACCCGCTGGTCCAGCGCGTCGACACCATGGACGGCGCGGCCGACAAGGCCGCCGAGCTGGCCCACGCCGCCAAGTAA
- the purN gene encoding phosphoribosylglycinamide formyltransferase yields MAAKPVAQRAKRLVVLVSGSGTNLQALLDEIAATGVEAYGAEIVAVGADREGIEGLARAERAGLPVFVRKVKDYGSRDEWDAALAEAVAAHEPDLVVSAGFMKIVGKEFLARFGGRFVNTHPALLPSFPGAHGVRDALAYGARVTGCTVHFVDDGVDTGPIIAQGVVEIRDEDDESALHERIKEVERRLLVDVVGRLARNGYRIEGRKVVIQ; encoded by the coding sequence GTGGCCGCCAAGCCCGTGGCCCAGCGAGCCAAGCGCCTAGTCGTGCTGGTCTCCGGATCCGGCACCAACCTGCAGGCGCTCCTCGACGAGATCGCCGCCACCGGCGTCGAGGCCTACGGGGCCGAGATCGTCGCCGTCGGCGCCGACCGGGAGGGCATCGAGGGGCTCGCGCGCGCCGAGCGCGCCGGGCTGCCGGTCTTCGTACGCAAGGTCAAGGACTACGGGAGCCGTGACGAGTGGGACGCGGCGCTGGCCGAGGCCGTCGCCGCCCACGAGCCGGACCTCGTCGTCTCGGCCGGGTTCATGAAGATCGTGGGCAAGGAGTTCCTGGCCCGCTTCGGGGGGCGGTTCGTCAACACCCACCCCGCCCTCCTCCCCAGCTTCCCGGGGGCCCACGGCGTGCGGGACGCGCTCGCGTACGGCGCCAGGGTCACCGGATGCACCGTCCACTTCGTCGACGACGGCGTCGACACCGGACCGATCATCGCGCAGGGCGTGGTGGAGATCCGTGACGAGGACGACGAGAGCGCTCTGCACGAGCGCATCAAGGAAGTCGAGCGAAGGCTGCTCGTCGATGTCGTGGGGCGGCTCGCCCGCAACGGCTATCGCATTGAGGGACGAAAGGTAGTTATCCAGTGA
- a CDS encoding VWA domain-containing protein, with protein MTTEPVDADTAQERLRRWRLVLGGDPADGTGHTLTGQDAAMDGALGALYGKGDKPRAGRDRSAGLGASAPAVARWLGDIRTYFPSSVVRVMQRDAIDRLGLATLLLEPEMLEAVEADVHLVGTLLSLNKAMPETTRETARAVVRKVVDDLEKRLDTRTRAALTGALDRSARISRPRHHDIDWNRTIAANLKHYLPEYRTVVPERLVGYGRASRSVRKEVVLCVDQSGSMAASVVYASVFGAVLASMRSIDTRLVVFDTAVADLTDRLDDPVDVLFGTQLGGGTDINRALAYCQSQITRPMETVVVLISDLYEGGIRDEMLKRVAAMKAAGVQFVTLLALSDEGAPAYDREHAAALAALDAPAFACTPDLFPEVMAAAIEKRPLPIPDAG; from the coding sequence ATGACGACCGAGCCGGTGGATGCCGACACGGCACAGGAACGGCTGCGGCGATGGCGGCTCGTGCTCGGCGGCGACCCGGCCGACGGCACCGGCCACACGCTCACCGGTCAGGACGCCGCCATGGACGGGGCGCTCGGCGCGCTCTATGGGAAGGGGGACAAGCCGCGGGCGGGACGGGACCGGTCGGCGGGGCTCGGAGCCTCCGCACCGGCCGTGGCGCGCTGGCTGGGGGACATCCGGACCTACTTCCCCTCCTCCGTGGTGCGGGTCATGCAGCGGGACGCGATCGACCGGCTCGGCCTCGCCACACTGCTGCTGGAGCCGGAGATGCTCGAGGCCGTGGAGGCCGACGTGCACCTCGTGGGCACGCTCCTCTCCCTCAACAAGGCGATGCCGGAGACGACGAGGGAGACGGCCCGGGCCGTCGTGCGCAAGGTCGTCGACGACCTGGAGAAGCGGCTCGACACCCGGACCCGGGCCGCCCTCACCGGCGCCCTCGACCGCAGCGCCCGCATCAGCCGGCCCCGCCACCACGACATCGACTGGAACCGCACGATCGCGGCCAACCTCAAGCACTACCTGCCCGAGTACCGGACGGTCGTGCCGGAGCGCCTCGTCGGTTACGGGCGGGCGTCCCGGTCCGTGCGGAAGGAGGTCGTCCTCTGCGTCGACCAGTCGGGGTCGATGGCGGCGTCCGTCGTGTACGCGTCCGTGTTCGGCGCGGTGCTGGCGTCCATGCGGTCGATCGACACCCGGCTCGTCGTCTTCGACACGGCGGTCGCCGATCTCACCGACCGGCTCGACGACCCGGTCGACGTGCTCTTCGGCACGCAGCTCGGCGGCGGTACGGACATCAACCGCGCGCTCGCGTACTGCCAGTCGCAGATCACCCGGCCCATGGAGACGGTGGTCGTGCTGATCAGCGACCTGTACGAGGGAGGCATACGGGACGAGATGCTCAAGCGGGTCGCGGCGATGAAGGCGGCGGGGGTGCAGTTCGTGACGCTGCTGGCGCTGTCCGACGAGGGGGCACCCGCGTATGACCGGGAGCACGCGGCGGCGCTCGCCGCACTGGACGCGCCGGCCTTCGCCTGCACGCCCGACCTCTTCCCGGAGGTGATGGCGGCGGCGATCGAGAAGCGTCCCTTGCCGATACCGGATGCCGGGTGA
- the sucD gene encoding succinate--CoA ligase subunit alpha: protein MAIWLNKDSKVIVQGMTGATGMKHTKLMLGDGTNVVGGVNPRKAGQSVDFDGNEVPVFGTVKEAIEKTGANVSVIFVPEKFTKDAVVEAIDAEIPLAVVITEGIAVHDSAAFWSYAGKKGNKTRIIGPNCPGIITPGQSNVGIIPGDITKPGRIGLVSKSGTLTYQMMYELRDIGFSTAVGIGGDPIIGTTHIDALAAFEADPETDLIVMIGEIGGDAEERAAEYIAKNVTKPVVGYVAGFTAPEGKTMGHAGAIVSGSSGTAQAKKEALEAAGVKVGKTPTETAKLARAILAG, encoded by the coding sequence ATGGCTATCTGGCTCAACAAGGACAGCAAGGTCATCGTCCAGGGCATGACCGGTGCCACCGGCATGAAGCACACCAAGCTCATGCTGGGTGACGGCACCAACGTCGTGGGCGGCGTCAACCCGCGCAAGGCGGGTCAGTCCGTGGACTTCGACGGCAACGAGGTACCGGTCTTCGGCACCGTCAAGGAGGCCATCGAGAAGACCGGCGCCAACGTCTCCGTCATCTTCGTGCCGGAGAAGTTCACCAAGGACGCCGTCGTCGAGGCCATCGACGCCGAGATCCCGCTGGCCGTCGTGATCACCGAGGGCATCGCCGTGCACGACTCGGCCGCCTTCTGGTCGTACGCCGGCAAGAAGGGCAACAAGACCCGGATCATCGGCCCGAACTGCCCCGGCATCATCACGCCGGGCCAGTCCAACGTCGGCATCATCCCGGGCGACATCACGAAGCCGGGCCGCATCGGCCTGGTCTCGAAGTCCGGCACGCTGACCTACCAGATGATGTACGAGCTGCGTGACATCGGCTTCTCGACCGCCGTCGGCATCGGTGGCGACCCGATCATCGGCACCACGCACATCGACGCGCTCGCCGCGTTCGAGGCCGACCCCGAGACCGACCTGATCGTCATGATCGGCGAGATCGGCGGCGACGCCGAGGAGCGGGCCGCGGAGTACATCGCGAAGAACGTGACCAAGCCGGTCGTCGGCTACGTCGCGGGCTTCACCGCGCCCGAGGGCAAGACCATGGGCCACGCGGGCGCCATCGTCTCCGGTTCGTCCGGCACCGCCCAGGCGAAGAAGGAGGCCCTGGAGGCCGCCGGCGTCAAGGTCGGCAAGACGCCGACCGAGACGGCGAAGCTGGCCCGCGCCATCCTCGCCGGCTGA
- the purH gene encoding bifunctional phosphoribosylaminoimidazolecarboxamide formyltransferase/IMP cyclohydrolase: MTATAESNKRAIRRALVSVYDKTGLEDLARGLHEAGVELVSTGSTAGRISAAGVPVTKVEELTGFPECLDGRVKTLHPKVHAGILADLRLDSHRQQLGELGVEPFDLVVVNLYPFRETVASGATPDECVEQIDIGGPSMVRAAAKNHPSVAVVTSPSRYADVLSAVKDGGFDLAARKRLAAEAFRHTAAYDVAVASWFASEYAPVDDSRFPDFLGATYDRAHTLRYGENPHQPAALYTSHAGGLAEAEQLHGKEMSYNNYTDTDAARRAAYDHDEACVAIIKHANPCGIAVGADVAEAHRKAHACDPLSAFGGVIAVNRPVSKEMAEQVAEIFTEVIVAPDYEDGALEALTKKKNIRVLRAPEAPAAPVEVKPIDGGALLQVTDRLQAEGDDPATWTLATGEALSPSELADLAFAWKACRAVKSNAILLAKDGASVGVGMGQVNRVDSAKLAVERAGAERAQGAYAASDAFFPFPDGLEILTAAGVKAVVQPGGSVRDELVVEAAKKAGVTMYFTGTRHFFH, encoded by the coding sequence GTGACCGCCACCGCCGAGAGCAACAAGCGGGCCATCCGTCGCGCGCTCGTCAGCGTCTACGACAAGACCGGGCTCGAGGACCTCGCCCGCGGGCTCCACGAGGCGGGCGTCGAACTCGTCTCCACCGGGTCCACGGCCGGCCGTATCTCCGCCGCCGGTGTCCCCGTCACCAAGGTCGAGGAGCTCACCGGCTTCCCCGAGTGCCTGGACGGCCGCGTCAAGACCCTGCACCCCAAGGTGCACGCCGGCATCCTGGCCGACCTGCGTCTGGACAGCCACCGGCAGCAGCTCGGCGAGCTGGGCGTGGAGCCGTTCGACCTCGTCGTGGTCAACCTCTACCCCTTCCGCGAGACCGTCGCCTCGGGCGCCACCCCCGACGAGTGCGTCGAGCAGATCGACATCGGTGGCCCGTCGATGGTCCGCGCCGCCGCCAAGAACCACCCCTCGGTCGCGGTCGTCACCAGCCCGTCCCGGTACGCCGACGTGCTCTCCGCCGTGAAGGACGGCGGCTTCGACCTCGCCGCCCGCAAGCGGCTGGCCGCCGAGGCCTTCCGGCACACCGCCGCGTACGACGTGGCCGTCGCCTCCTGGTTCGCCTCCGAGTACGCCCCGGTGGACGACTCGCGCTTCCCCGACTTCCTCGGCGCCACGTACGACCGCGCGCACACCCTGCGCTACGGCGAGAACCCGCACCAGCCCGCCGCCCTCTACACCTCCCACGCCGGGGGCCTGGCCGAGGCCGAGCAGCTCCACGGCAAGGAGATGTCGTACAACAACTACACGGACACGGACGCCGCCCGCCGTGCCGCGTACGACCACGACGAGGCCTGCGTCGCGATCATCAAGCACGCCAACCCGTGCGGCATCGCGGTCGGCGCGGACGTCGCCGAGGCGCACCGCAAGGCGCACGCCTGCGACCCGCTGTCCGCGTTCGGCGGCGTGATCGCGGTCAACCGCCCGGTCAGCAAGGAGATGGCCGAGCAGGTCGCCGAGATCTTCACCGAGGTCATCGTCGCGCCGGACTACGAGGACGGCGCCCTCGAGGCCCTCACCAAGAAGAAGAACATCCGCGTGCTGCGCGCCCCCGAGGCGCCCGCCGCCCCGGTCGAGGTCAAGCCCATCGACGGCGGCGCCCTCCTCCAGGTCACCGACCGGCTCCAGGCCGAGGGCGACGACCCCGCCACCTGGACGCTCGCCACCGGCGAGGCCCTCTCCCCGTCCGAGCTGGCCGACCTGGCCTTCGCCTGGAAGGCCTGCCGGGCCGTCAAGTCCAACGCGATCCTCCTCGCCAAGGACGGCGCCTCGGTCGGCGTCGGCATGGGCCAGGTCAACCGCGTCGACTCCGCGAAGCTGGCGGTGGAGCGGGCGGGCGCCGAGCGCGCGCAGGGGGCGTACGCCGCCTCCGACGCCTTCTTCCCCTTCCCGGACGGCCTGGAGATCCTCACCGCGGCCGGCGTGAAGGCCGTGGTCCAGCCGGGCGGCTCGGTCCGTGACGAACTGGTCGTCGAGGCGGCGAAGAAGGCCGGCGTGACGATGTACTTCACGGGGACGCGGCACTTCTTCCACTGA
- a CDS encoding cell division protein PerM, which yields MAGVIQTTARRAPLSLLRTRWRDRSPGLAAGLLGGAVAAGLGLAACAALVTVLWISSPYPDSGPGGALHVAASLWVLAHGAELVRADTFSGAPAPVGVTPLLLLLLPVWLLHRAARDATDPGDGVGVAVGAGAKAGVGVRLGGGGILPDAGPPPLSARNAWAGVVLGYLAVATPVVLYAAGGALRPSGWWTATCLPLVTMSAAGAGVWTAFGRPGGPVGRVLRVLPRNLRELMVEPDARLGAATRAAGAGAAVLVGGGALLLAVSLVWHGPAARETFLQLTEGWSGRVAVLLLCLTLVPNAAVWASVYALGPGFVLGAGHVVAPFSSTPAPPLPPFPLLAAVPDPGPGTPLHWAAGVVPLVAGAVVGWFTARAATAGAGAAGVDTGRVAGVDTGRVATAGAGAKAVRGGDEAAGAWSWRRTVAAAVLAAVLCAVLVAVLAALAGGPLGDGALARFGPVWWQAGGATLAWVGVVALPVAVLVRAWPSRSRGWSGPGAEAAAAEPVAEAGEADGAGGRRWGRVPWPSVGRRRGREAGGGDAGGDGGDAAPYDLLPVDSPGEAPRTP from the coding sequence ATGGCGGGCGTGATCCAGACGACCGCTCGCCGAGCCCCGTTGTCCCTGCTGCGCACCCGGTGGCGCGACCGGTCGCCCGGGCTGGCCGCCGGCCTCCTGGGCGGCGCGGTCGCGGCGGGACTGGGACTGGCCGCGTGCGCCGCACTGGTGACGGTGCTTTGGATCAGCTCGCCGTACCCCGACAGCGGACCCGGCGGCGCCCTGCACGTCGCCGCGTCGCTGTGGGTGCTGGCCCACGGGGCCGAACTGGTCCGCGCCGACACGTTCTCCGGCGCCCCGGCACCCGTGGGCGTCACTCCGTTGCTGCTGCTCCTGCTGCCGGTGTGGCTGCTGCACCGGGCGGCCCGGGACGCCACCGACCCCGGCGACGGCGTGGGGGTGGCCGTGGGCGCCGGCGCCAAGGCGGGGGTCGGTGTGCGCCTGGGCGGGGGCGGGATCCTCCCCGACGCCGGACCGCCGCCCCTCTCCGCGCGCAACGCCTGGGCCGGGGTCGTCCTCGGTTACCTCGCCGTCGCCACGCCCGTCGTGCTGTACGCGGCGGGCGGTGCGCTGCGGCCCTCCGGGTGGTGGACGGCGACGTGCCTGCCGCTGGTGACCATGAGCGCGGCGGGCGCGGGCGTGTGGACGGCGTTCGGCCGGCCGGGCGGGCCGGTGGGCCGGGTGCTGCGCGTGCTGCCCAGGAACCTGCGGGAGCTGATGGTGGAACCGGACGCGCGCCTGGGCGCCGCGACGCGCGCCGCGGGCGCCGGTGCGGCGGTGCTCGTCGGCGGCGGTGCGCTGCTGCTCGCGGTGTCACTGGTGTGGCACGGACCCGCCGCGCGGGAGACGTTCCTGCAGTTGACCGAGGGGTGGTCGGGGCGGGTCGCCGTGCTGCTGCTCTGTCTGACGCTGGTGCCGAACGCGGCGGTGTGGGCATCGGTGTACGCCCTCGGCCCGGGCTTCGTGCTCGGTGCCGGCCATGTCGTGGCCCCCTTCTCCTCCACCCCCGCACCGCCGCTGCCGCCGTTCCCGCTGCTGGCGGCGGTGCCGGACCCGGGCCCGGGCACGCCGCTGCACTGGGCGGCCGGGGTGGTGCCGCTGGTGGCGGGCGCGGTGGTGGGGTGGTTCACGGCGCGGGCGGCCACGGCTGGTGCCGGTGCGGCGGGAGTGGACACGGGGCGTGTGGCGGGTGTGGACACGGGGCGTGTGGCCACGGCGGGGGCGGGTGCGAAGGCGGTGCGGGGTGGTGACGAGGCCGCCGGGGCGTGGTCATGGCGGCGGACCGTCGCTGCCGCGGTACTGGCCGCCGTGCTGTGCGCGGTCCTCGTCGCCGTGCTGGCCGCCCTGGCGGGCGGGCCGCTCGGGGACGGCGCCCTCGCCCGGTTCGGGCCGGTGTGGTGGCAGGCCGGGGGTGCGACGCTGGCGTGGGTCGGGGTGGTGGCGCTGCCGGTGGCGGTGCTGGTGCGGGCGTGGCCGAGTCGGAGTCGGGGGTGGAGCGGGCCGGGGGCCGAGGCTGCCGCTGCGGAGCCTGTGGCGGAGGCCGGGGAGGCGGATGGCGCCGGTGGGCGCCGGTGGGGGCGGGTTCCGTGGCCCTCGGTGGGTCGTCGGCGGGGCCGGGAAGCCGGGGGCGGGGACGCGGGCGGCGACGGCGGGGACGCCGCGCCGTACGACCTGCTGCCGGTCGACTCCCCTGGGGAGGCGCCGCGGACGCCCTGA